The Pirellulales bacterium genome has a window encoding:
- a CDS encoding carbonic anhydrase, which produces MQKLITGLHQFQQNVFGEHRDLFERLAAGQQPEALFITCSDSRINPNLITQTEPGELFILRNAGNLIPPYGAPGGGEAATIEFAIKGLGIRDIIVCGHSHCGAMKALIQPELLTEMPTLTEWLRHAEATRQIVREKYADRTGRAKLMTTIEENVLVQLENLRTHPAVAARLAQGTLNLHGWVYKLETGEVFYYDSESGQFLPLGAEGVTEPQNASSLAI; this is translated from the coding sequence ATGCAAAAGCTGATCACCGGACTCCACCAATTCCAGCAAAATGTCTTTGGCGAGCATCGCGATTTGTTCGAGCGTCTGGCGGCTGGTCAGCAACCCGAGGCCCTCTTCATCACCTGCTCCGATTCGCGCATCAATCCGAATCTGATCACCCAGACCGAACCGGGCGAACTGTTCATTCTGCGAAATGCGGGCAACCTCATCCCCCCCTATGGCGCGCCCGGCGGCGGCGAGGCCGCCACGATCGAGTTCGCGATCAAGGGACTCGGCATCCGCGATATCATCGTTTGCGGGCATTCGCACTGTGGCGCGATGAAGGCCCTCATCCAGCCCGAGCTGTTGACCGAAATGCCGACGCTCACCGAATGGCTGCGTCACGCCGAGGCCACCCGGCAAATCGTCCGCGAGAAGTACGCGGACCGAACGGGACGTGCCAAACTCATGACCACGATCGAAGAAAACGTGCTCGTGCAGTTGGAAAACCTGCGCACTCATCCGGCCGTTGCCGCGCGACTGGCTCAGGGCACGCTCAACCTGCACGGTTGGGTCTATAAGCTCGAGACGGGCGAGGTGTTCTACTACGACAGCGAGTCCGGCCAGTTCCTGCCGCTGGGCGCCGAAGGCGTCACCGAGCCGCAGAACGCCTCCAGTCTCGCGATTTAG
- a CDS encoding GNAT family N-acetyltransferase, with amino-acid sequence MSRASTPIASPTTYPRLRTVEHGDRVEWLRMRKALWPQVSEEKHLVEMGNYLGVVGQDSGLVVLVVVCDKLRLGGFLEASLRPYAEDCETHPVGYIEGWYIDEELRRQGWGRALVHAAEHWAKENGCREMASDAVLGNEISFRSHLALGYEESSRVIHLRKFLP; translated from the coding sequence ATGTCCCGCGCGAGCACGCCGATTGCCAGCCCCACGACCTATCCACGGCTGCGCACCGTGGAGCATGGGGATCGTGTCGAGTGGCTGCGGATGCGAAAAGCACTTTGGCCCCAGGTGTCGGAAGAAAAGCACCTCGTCGAGATGGGCAATTATCTCGGCGTCGTCGGCCAGGACTCGGGGCTGGTCGTCTTGGTGGTCGTTTGCGATAAGTTGCGGTTGGGGGGATTTCTCGAAGCGTCGTTGCGTCCCTACGCCGAAGATTGCGAAACGCATCCCGTCGGCTACATCGAAGGTTGGTACATCGACGAAGAACTGCGCCGCCAGGGTTGGGGGCGCGCGCTGGTACACGCCGCCGAACATTGGGCGAAAGAGAATGGCTGCCGGGAGATGGCTTCAGACGCGGTGCTGGGGAACGAAATCAGCTTCCGCTCGCACCTCGCGCTGGGCTACGAGGAATCGTCCCGCGTGATACACCTGCGCAAGTTCTTGCCTTGA
- a CDS encoding ROK family protein, which produces MLHNPLDSTTGIGDVTVAVNPPAATSRAKSKKKKSVANEARPPRKKRKGAKRSARSDRDEEEDDSDQESIAVKGEQKERASADKSESKEAAAEDDQSEDNEDHLAPPSKILVLDIGGTKLKALATGHTEPRKMTSGKRLTPAKMVKAVQELAVGWEYEAISIGFPGLVGENGPRSEPGNLASGWVGFDFTAAFGMPVRIINDASMQALGSYEGGRMLFLGLGTGLGSALIANNVLINLELGQLPYRDERNLGETLGRRGMTQLGKKDWRAAIAEIVPALMGAFAADYVVLGGGNSKEVKLLPPGARMGHNLTAFRGGFRLWHVDDVRTQWGDVSLPGASAASGEWRLV; this is translated from the coding sequence GTGCTACACAATCCTCTCGATTCCACGACCGGTATCGGCGATGTGACCGTGGCGGTGAATCCTCCCGCCGCGACTTCGCGTGCAAAGTCCAAGAAAAAGAAATCGGTAGCGAACGAAGCACGGCCGCCACGTAAAAAACGCAAAGGGGCCAAGCGGTCCGCTCGATCGGATCGCGACGAGGAAGAGGATGACTCCGACCAGGAGTCGATCGCCGTGAAGGGAGAGCAGAAAGAACGCGCATCGGCCGACAAGTCGGAATCCAAGGAGGCCGCCGCGGAGGATGACCAGAGCGAAGACAACGAGGACCATCTGGCGCCCCCTTCCAAGATCCTGGTACTCGATATTGGCGGCACCAAGCTGAAGGCGCTCGCCACGGGACACACCGAGCCGCGCAAGATGACCTCGGGCAAGCGACTCACGCCCGCCAAAATGGTGAAGGCCGTGCAAGAGTTGGCGGTCGGCTGGGAATACGAGGCCATCTCGATCGGCTTCCCAGGGCTCGTCGGAGAAAACGGACCGCGTTCCGAACCGGGCAACCTCGCGTCGGGCTGGGTCGGCTTCGATTTCACGGCGGCCTTCGGCATGCCGGTGCGCATCATCAACGATGCCTCGATGCAGGCGCTCGGCAGCTATGAAGGAGGACGCATGTTGTTTCTTGGCTTGGGCACCGGACTCGGTTCCGCGCTCATCGCCAACAACGTGCTCATCAATCTCGAACTGGGGCAACTTCCCTATCGCGACGAGCGCAACCTCGGCGAGACGCTGGGGCGTCGCGGCATGACGCAACTCGGCAAGAAGGATTGGCGCGCCGCCATTGCCGAGATCGTGCCGGCGCTGATGGGCGCCTTCGCCGCGGACTACGTCGTGCTAGGAGGGGGAAATTCCAAGGAAGTAAAGCTCCTGCCCCCCGGCGCGCGCATGGGGCACAACCTTACGGCATTTCGTGGCGGATTCCGCTTGTGGCACGTCGATGACGTGCGCACTCAGTGGGGCGACGTCTCGCTACCCGGCGCCTCAGCCGCCTCGGGAGAATGGCGTTTGGTCTAA
- a CDS encoding DUF1328 domain-containing protein — protein sequence MLHWALVFLVVALVAGLFGFTGIYVAAAGIARILFVVFLVLFLVSLISGRMRGPVA from the coding sequence ATGTTGCACTGGGCCCTGGTATTCCTGGTCGTCGCCCTCGTGGCGGGCTTGTTTGGTTTCACCGGCATTTACGTCGCGGCAGCAGGTATCGCGCGAATTCTGTTCGTGGTGTTCCTGGTGTTGTTCCTCGTGAGCCTGATTAGTGGCCGTATGCGTGGTCCGGTAGCGTAG
- a CDS encoding DUF3309 domain-containing protein, producing the protein MGTILLIILVLLLLSALPTWPYSRRWGYYPSGGLGLVLIIILVLVLLGGI; encoded by the coding sequence ATGGGAACGATCCTGCTCATCATTCTGGTGCTGCTGTTGCTGAGCGCCCTGCCAACCTGGCCCTATAGCCGTCGTTGGGGCTATTACCCGAGCGGCGGCTTGGGCCTCGTTTTAATCATCATTCTGGTGCTCGTTCTGCTCGGCGGCATTTAA
- a CDS encoding Hpt domain-containing protein yields the protein MQHKGSAVMEGSGASKQACNPQVAIERLGGDVEIYKDLLYALFQGVSGQYAALETAVQNDDAAAMHYSAHAVKGLAATCGAERVAECAHELEDLGRARVTTGAQKVLSDLQHAMQSAEQELATYLDRGASSR from the coding sequence ATGCAGCATAAAGGATCGGCGGTGATGGAAGGCTCTGGTGCTTCGAAGCAGGCTTGCAATCCCCAAGTGGCCATCGAGCGACTCGGTGGCGATGTCGAAATCTACAAAGATCTCTTATACGCCTTATTTCAGGGCGTCTCGGGACAATACGCGGCGCTCGAAACCGCCGTGCAAAACGACGATGCAGCCGCCATGCATTACAGCGCGCACGCCGTGAAAGGGCTGGCGGCTACCTGCGGCGCCGAACGCGTCGCCGAGTGCGCTCACGAGCTCGAGGATCTCGGACGCGCCCGGGTTACGACGGGGGCGCAGAAAGTCCTGTCCGACCTGCAGCACGCCATGCAGTCTGCGGAACAAGAGTTGGCGACCTATCTCGATCGTGGCGCGTCGTCTCGCTAG
- a CDS encoding sigma-54-dependent Fis family transcriptional regulator has product MSTILVIDDDPAMQQVFTRLLSDEQISVMVAESTNRGLQLLEEQRPDVVLLDIMLPDASGLDTFKHIRERDPHLPVIFITSDQTSDTAIEAMRLGAFEYLTKPLNFPRVRQIIAQAIEIRRLMRVPVAMGPDGEDDGETSDLLVGRCAAMQEVYKQIGRVASQNLTTLIYGESGTGKELIARAIYQHSSRASGPFLAVNCAAIPEPLLESELFGHEKGGFTGADSRRIGKFEQCSGGTLFLDEIGDMTPLVQSKVLRVLQEQQFERVGGNQTITTDVRILAATNRDLEAMVTEGTFRADLYYRLTGFTISLPPLRDRGDDLILLTKHLLRRLGPQLGKNVTDIAPQTIEMLKSYDWPGNIRELQNVVKQAILRSTGPVLLPQFLPPEVTAKKRTQTAAPQAAASSPLETFVGERLQAGSTRLYEEALEFLERRLLTQVLQQTHGNQSQAAKILGITRGSLRNKIRRLGITLDFVVGVSNAEPSTNHHPRPAETSPPDE; this is encoded by the coding sequence ATGTCCACGATTCTTGTGATCGATGACGACCCGGCGATGCAGCAGGTGTTCACCCGGCTCCTGAGCGACGAGCAGATCTCGGTGATGGTGGCCGAATCGACGAACCGCGGCCTGCAACTGCTCGAAGAGCAGCGGCCCGACGTCGTTTTGCTCGATATCATGTTGCCCGACGCCTCCGGACTCGACACGTTCAAGCATATTCGCGAGCGCGATCCCCATTTGCCGGTGATCTTCATCACCTCGGATCAGACGAGCGATACCGCCATCGAGGCGATGCGTTTGGGTGCCTTCGAGTATCTGACCAAGCCACTCAACTTTCCACGCGTGCGACAGATCATCGCCCAGGCGATCGAGATCCGCCGCTTGATGCGTGTGCCCGTCGCGATGGGGCCAGATGGCGAAGACGACGGTGAAACGAGCGATCTGCTCGTTGGCCGCTGTGCCGCCATGCAGGAAGTGTACAAGCAAATCGGCCGCGTCGCCTCGCAGAATCTCACGACGTTGATCTACGGCGAGAGCGGCACGGGCAAGGAATTGATCGCCCGGGCGATCTACCAGCATAGCTCGCGCGCCTCCGGACCGTTCCTGGCCGTCAACTGCGCGGCGATCCCCGAGCCCCTGCTCGAAAGCGAACTCTTCGGCCACGAAAAAGGGGGCTTCACCGGGGCCGACAGCCGCCGCATCGGCAAGTTCGAGCAATGCTCCGGAGGCACGTTGTTCCTCGACGAGATCGGCGACATGACGCCCCTCGTCCAGAGCAAAGTACTGCGCGTGCTGCAAGAACAGCAATTCGAGCGCGTCGGCGGCAACCAGACGATCACCACCGACGTGCGTATCCTGGCGGCGACGAATCGCGATCTCGAGGCCATGGTGACCGAGGGGACCTTCCGCGCCGACTTATACTACCGACTCACCGGATTCACGATCTCGCTTCCTCCGCTCCGCGATCGGGGGGACGACCTGATTCTGCTGACCAAACACCTGCTGCGCCGGCTAGGTCCGCAGCTCGGCAAGAACGTCACCGACATTGCGCCGCAGACGATCGAAATGCTCAAATCCTACGACTGGCCTGGCAACATTCGCGAATTGCAGAATGTGGTCAAGCAGGCGATTCTGCGTTCGACCGGTCCGGTGCTGCTGCCGCAGTTTCTCCCCCCTGAGGTGACCGCCAAGAAACGCACACAGACGGCGGCGCCGCAGGCCGCTGCCTCGAGCCCCCTCGAGACGTTCGTCGGAGAACGCTTGCAGGCCGGCTCGACGCGACTGTACGAAGAGGCCCTCGAGTTCCTCGAACGGCGTCTGTTGACTCAGGTGCTGCAACAGACGCACGGCAACCAGTCGCAGGCTGCCAAGATCCTGGGGATCACCCGCGGCAGCCTGCGCAACAAGATTCGCCGACTCGGCATCACGCTCGACTTCGTCGTCGGCGTCAGCAATGCCGAACCATCGACGAATCATCATCCACGCCCCGCCGAGACTTCACCGCCGGACGAATAA
- a CDS encoding response regulator, translating into MEATKILVVDDDPQLRAVMAKKLSELGYDVDTAPDGVAALEKVRGQPFELAVLDYQMPGLNGIEFFQAARRISPHLLGVFVTAHARLETVYSAVDAGMSRVLAKPVDFTELGQIIETCLGQAREGDLNAST; encoded by the coding sequence GTGGAAGCCACGAAGATCCTAGTCGTTGATGACGATCCGCAGCTTCGCGCCGTGATGGCAAAAAAGCTGAGCGAGCTCGGTTACGACGTCGATACCGCCCCCGACGGTGTGGCCGCCCTGGAGAAGGTGCGCGGACAACCCTTCGAGCTCGCCGTGCTCGACTACCAGATGCCGGGGTTGAATGGGATCGAGTTCTTTCAAGCCGCGCGGCGCATCTCTCCTCATCTGCTGGGAGTCTTTGTGACCGCGCACGCCCGGCTCGAGACGGTCTACTCGGCGGTCGATGCAGGCATGTCCCGCGTGCTGGCGAAGCCGGTCGATTTCACCGAGCTCGGACAGATCATCGAAACCTGTTTGGGCCAGGCGCGCGAAGGCGATTTGAACGCCTCCACCTAG
- a CDS encoding FAD-dependent oxidoreductase, with protein MDTPFWKYERLPQFPRVTDNHAVDVVIVGGGIAGLTTAYLLKQSGLRVAVLEKGRCGGAETGFTTAHLSYVTDLRLTAAVESFGRTGAQAAWAAGQAALEQIARIVAEEEIECEFQSVPGFLHSALHGVTDERSSLQADAQLARELGFEAEYLDSVPIVRRPGVGFANQAKFHPLKYLATLVQRIDGDGSFIFEDSQAEEVVDQPLGVRSGGHKISCGHVVIATHTPWTGKSSFASATLLQSKLAPYSTYAIAARLPYSSLRESLFWDTSEPYYYLRIDRLGDDCRAIFGGNDHKTGQARDPFDRFRQLEQTLMAWWPRSQPYARWSGQVIETYDRLPFIGETAERQFVATGFSGNGMTFGTLGAMMARDAITGTPNPWKELFSPQRKTLSAGWEYVKENFDYPYYMLKDRLPGNLPQTVDDVQPGEGRIVNCDGRRMAAHRDDKGKLTLLSPICTHMGCIVHWNASERTWDCPCHGSRFQATGEVMSGPATRNLEPQSQDNAEACRDHTPRRRVSGT; from the coding sequence ATGGATACCCCCTTCTGGAAATACGAACGCCTGCCGCAGTTTCCACGCGTCACCGACAACCATGCGGTCGACGTGGTCATCGTCGGCGGCGGCATTGCCGGTCTCACCACGGCTTATCTGTTGAAGCAGTCTGGTCTGCGCGTGGCGGTACTGGAAAAAGGTCGTTGCGGCGGAGCGGAAACCGGTTTCACCACGGCGCATCTCAGCTACGTGACCGATCTGCGCCTAACGGCCGCAGTCGAGAGCTTTGGCCGTACCGGCGCGCAAGCGGCCTGGGCCGCGGGTCAGGCCGCCCTCGAGCAGATCGCAAGAATCGTGGCGGAGGAAGAAATCGAGTGCGAATTCCAGTCGGTGCCAGGGTTCCTGCACAGCGCACTACACGGCGTCACCGACGAACGGTCCAGCCTGCAGGCCGACGCGCAGCTCGCGCGGGAACTCGGTTTCGAGGCCGAATACCTCGACAGCGTGCCGATCGTCCGGCGGCCAGGAGTGGGCTTTGCCAACCAGGCGAAGTTCCATCCGCTCAAGTATCTTGCCACGCTCGTGCAACGCATCGACGGCGACGGCAGCTTCATCTTCGAGGACAGTCAGGCCGAGGAAGTCGTTGACCAGCCGTTGGGGGTCCGCTCGGGCGGGCACAAGATCTCGTGCGGCCACGTGGTAATCGCCACCCACACGCCCTGGACGGGCAAGAGCAGTTTTGCCAGCGCGACGCTGCTCCAATCGAAGCTCGCTCCCTACTCGACCTACGCGATCGCCGCGCGTCTGCCCTATAGCTCGCTGCGTGAATCGTTGTTCTGGGATACCTCGGAGCCGTACTACTACCTCCGTATCGATCGGCTGGGGGACGATTGTCGCGCCATTTTCGGCGGCAACGATCATAAGACCGGCCAGGCCCGCGATCCCTTCGATCGATTTCGCCAGTTGGAGCAAACCTTGATGGCCTGGTGGCCTCGCTCGCAGCCCTACGCGCGCTGGTCCGGCCAGGTGATCGAAACCTACGACCGTCTTCCCTTCATCGGCGAGACGGCTGAACGCCAGTTCGTCGCCACCGGTTTTTCCGGGAACGGGATGACCTTCGGCACGTTGGGAGCCATGATGGCACGCGATGCGATCACCGGGACTCCGAACCCTTGGAAGGAGCTGTTCAGTCCGCAGCGAAAGACCCTCTCGGCCGGCTGGGAGTACGTGAAGGAGAATTTCGACTATCCCTACTACATGCTGAAGGACCGTCTGCCGGGCAATCTGCCCCAGACCGTGGACGACGTGCAGCCTGGTGAAGGACGTATTGTCAACTGCGACGGCCGGCGCATGGCTGCCCATCGCGACGACAAGGGCAAACTGACGCTCCTCTCTCCGATTTGCACGCACATGGGCTGCATCGTCCACTGGAACGCCAGCGAGCGGACCTGGGACTGCCCCTGTCACGGCTCGCGTTTCCAAGCGACTGGCGAAGTGATGTCCGGACCCGCCACGAGGAATCTCGAGCCGCAGTCGCAAGACAACGCCGAGGCGTGCCGAGATCATACGCCGCGCCGGCGCGTCTCGGGGACTTGA
- a CDS encoding HAD family phosphatase, translating to MRYLVLACDYDGTLALHGRVDDATIAALERCRASGRKLLMVTGRRLEELATVFDRFDLFEWIVAENGALLHHPATRKLHPLAERPGDTFAAALTDRGVAPMDVGHVIIATWEPHETVVLATIRDLGLELQVTFNKGAVMVLPPGVNKASGLAAALEELGISRHNVVAVGDAENDHALLDAAEVGVAVANAVPMLKERADLVTVGDHGGGVAELIDRLVASDLSELSAQITRHHLPLGNLVADGQDFFLPAQGVNVLLAGTSGSGKTPIAGAYVEQLTHHGYQFCAIDPEGDLISLPGAVVIGSVQGAPDLEEVAKLWQKPTQSVVLNLAALSHHERPAWFAALAAQIADKRTRAGRPHVLIVYDAHLVLPSTAKLADADWTHRTKGLFLVTDDAKLLGAEVLKELDYVVAVGERANRIMQAVADAAKIKVEGVVAPLAPGEALIWNRGLGQAPFVTRMARAKVERSRHHRLAVDGELPPERSFFFRGPEGKLKLRAANLKSFLELASGIDDDTWTHHLRQADYSTWFRDVLHDEALGEEVAAIEQQSELSPADSRGAIASLIEARYTLPDAKA from the coding sequence ATGCGTTACCTGGTTCTGGCCTGCGACTACGACGGCACCTTGGCGCTGCATGGCCGAGTCGACGACGCGACAATCGCGGCGCTCGAGCGTTGCCGTGCCTCGGGGCGCAAGCTGCTCATGGTGACAGGACGCCGTCTCGAAGAGCTGGCCACCGTCTTCGATCGCTTCGATCTCTTCGAGTGGATCGTGGCGGAGAACGGGGCCTTGCTCCATCATCCCGCCACGCGAAAATTACACCCTTTGGCCGAACGCCCCGGCGATACCTTCGCGGCGGCGCTGACCGACCGGGGAGTGGCGCCGATGGACGTGGGGCACGTCATTATCGCCACCTGGGAACCGCACGAGACCGTCGTGCTCGCGACCATTCGCGATCTCGGCCTCGAGCTGCAGGTGACTTTCAATAAGGGGGCGGTCATGGTACTGCCCCCCGGCGTGAACAAAGCCAGCGGACTGGCGGCCGCACTCGAGGAACTCGGCATCTCGCGACACAACGTAGTCGCCGTGGGAGACGCCGAGAACGATCACGCGCTGCTCGACGCCGCCGAGGTGGGGGTCGCCGTGGCCAACGCAGTGCCGATGCTGAAAGAACGCGCCGATCTCGTGACCGTGGGTGACCATGGCGGCGGCGTGGCCGAATTGATCGATCGACTCGTCGCCAGCGACCTGAGCGAGTTGTCTGCTCAGATCACGCGCCACCATTTGCCGCTGGGGAACCTGGTAGCGGACGGACAGGACTTCTTCTTGCCCGCCCAAGGAGTCAATGTCCTGCTGGCCGGTACCTCGGGAAGTGGCAAAACGCCCATCGCCGGCGCCTATGTCGAACAACTTACCCATCACGGCTATCAATTCTGCGCGATCGATCCCGAGGGGGATCTCATCTCGCTGCCCGGCGCCGTCGTTATCGGCAGCGTGCAGGGGGCGCCCGATCTGGAAGAAGTCGCCAAGCTGTGGCAGAAGCCAACCCAGAGCGTCGTGCTGAACCTGGCCGCCCTTTCGCATCACGAGCGGCCGGCGTGGTTTGCCGCGCTCGCGGCGCAGATCGCCGACAAACGGACGCGCGCCGGCCGGCCGCACGTACTGATCGTCTACGATGCGCATCTGGTATTGCCGTCGACGGCCAAGCTGGCAGATGCCGATTGGACCCACCGCACGAAGGGGTTGTTCCTCGTCACGGACGATGCGAAACTGCTCGGCGCCGAAGTGCTGAAGGAACTCGACTACGTCGTCGCGGTTGGCGAACGTGCCAACCGAATCATGCAAGCGGTAGCAGACGCCGCTAAGATCAAAGTGGAAGGCGTCGTCGCTCCCTTGGCACCGGGCGAGGCACTCATCTGGAACCGCGGCTTGGGCCAGGCCCCCTTCGTGACTCGCATGGCCCGGGCCAAGGTAGAGCGGTCGCGTCATCACCGCCTGGCCGTCGACGGCGAGCTACCGCCAGAGCGATCCTTCTTCTTCCGTGGTCCCGAGGGCAAGCTCAAGCTGCGCGCCGCAAACTTGAAGAGCTTCCTGGAACTGGCGTCGGGCATCGACGACGACACCTGGACGCATCATCTGCGCCAGGCGGACTACTCCACTTGGTTTCGCGATGTCCTGCACGACGAGGCGCTCGGCGAGGAGGTGGCGGCGATTGAGCAGCAATCGGAGCTCTCGCCGGCAGATAGCCGCGGCGCCATCGCGTCGCTGATCGAGGCCCGCTATACCTTGCCCGACGCGAAGGCATAA